Proteins encoded by one window of Salmonirosea aquatica:
- a CDS encoding GNAT family N-acetyltransferase, translating to MNYPSITNTIYPIVNPLAMTRTLHQLSKGLEIKEVFYPNQMTEIGKFRIRGWKNESGVNPDFFAKDLWLDEIDRFSHHWVATVNQTIVAVSRLSFHDSLSDVPYANLLKPEHRPYFENRRIASINRLVVAPEYRGMGLAGQMDRIRIECATRQADVMIAFPQLSRIESLQRKGFVLIEQLENIPEMPERPFFVMALDLKKGSIDE from the coding sequence CTCTACACCAACTGAGCAAGGGTTTGGAAATAAAGGAAGTCTTTTACCCTAACCAGATGACCGAAATCGGCAAATTCAGGATACGGGGATGGAAAAATGAAAGTGGGGTGAATCCCGATTTCTTTGCCAAAGACCTCTGGCTCGATGAAATCGATCGCTTTTCCCATCACTGGGTTGCCACGGTAAATCAAACCATTGTGGCGGTTTCCAGGCTCAGTTTCCATGATTCGCTTAGTGATGTTCCGTATGCGAACCTGCTCAAGCCTGAGCACAGGCCCTATTTTGAAAACCGGCGAATTGCCTCGATCAACCGCCTGGTGGTGGCACCCGAATACCGGGGGATGGGGCTGGCGGGCCAGATGGATCGGATCAGAATCGAGTGCGCCACCCGGCAGGCCGATGTGATGATTGCCTTTCCGCAACTGTCGCGCATCGAGTCGTTGCAAAGAAAGGGATTCGTCCTGATCGAGCAACTGGAAAATATCCCCGAGATGCCGGAGCGTCCCTTTTTTGTGATGGCGCTGGACTTAAAAAAAGGATCGATCGATGAATAA